The DNA region ATATATCGCAGCGCCCACCACAATGGGCACCAGGGATACATTGATGTTCAGTCCTCCGATTTGGAAGGTACCGCCTAAAAACTGCAGCACCAAGACGATGGCGGTGAACACACCCGCGCCCACCAAGTTCTTTGTTTTCTGATTCACTTTTCAAACCTCCTGCTGCCGCTCCGGCTAACCCGGATGCAGCGCAAATTTTGACGCAAAAAAGCGCCGAAAGCATTGTACCGCAACTGCGCCAAAAAGGCAAGACAATTTTTTCACGAACTTAAACACGCCTATAAAATCTCGCCGCTCAGCACATCCCGTCCCCTCCGTAGGGGCCGATGATCCTGTTGCGGTGCCCAAAATTTTTGCGCTGCCTTACGGCGGACGCCCCCAATTTTGACCGCGGCCACTCGCTCACTTCGCTTCCTCTGCCACCGGCAGCGCTCAGTTCGCTCCCCACATCGGCCCGCACGCAGGCACTTCTTGCAACCCTCCGTAGGGGCCGATGCCTACATCGGCCCGCCCCACCACATTTCTTGCAAAAAACTGTCATTGCGAGGGCGCGCCGCGCCCGTGGCAATCCGCACCTCCACCCCTAAAAATGAAACCTATAAAGGCCGCCTTTTTCAAGGCGGCCTTTATAGGTTTGAGGATAGAAAGGAAAAGCAATTCATGTAAGGAATTACTATGGACATACTATACGACGCAAACCTCGAATTGTAAAGCGACAAGTGTTCATTTTTTTTATGAGAATATGTCATGCTCGAATGGGAAATGTTGCAAATGCTATTGCATTTCTTCCGAAAACGGCGTATAACACATGTATGACATAATAACATGGAACCTGGAAAGGAGGGACGGTCTATGGAGACAAAAAAATTGGAGGCGCTGGTGATGGCGGTGCGCACGGGCAGCTTTACCCGGGCGGCGGAGGTGCTGGGCTATACCCAGTCCGGCCTGACCCACATGATGAACAGCCTGGAAAAGGACATCGGCTTTCCCCTCCTGGTGCGCAGCCGCAACGGCATCCGTCTCTCTGCTGCCGGGGAGCGGGTCTTGCCTATGATTGAGGACCTTCTCCGGGCCGGGGACACCCTGGAGCGGGAAATACGCCTCATCAACACCCGCCGGGAGGAGACCATCCGGGTAGGCTCCTACGCCAGCATCGCCGTGCATTGGCTGCCGGAGCTGATCCAGCGCTTCCGGGACCGGCATCCGGATGTGGCGGTGGACATTCAAATGGGCAGCGTCCAGGAGGTTTACAGATGGGTTCGGGAGGACAAGGTGGATATGTGCTTCGCCTCCCATCAGGAGGGCGGCAATTTCGACTGGATCCACCTGCGCAACGACCCCCTTTTGGCCATCCTGCCGCCGGGCTATGATCTCCGGGGCTGCAGCAGCCTACCCGTCTCCCGTCTGGAGGGCCTGGACTTTCTTATGCCGTCTCTGGGCTTCCATCTGGACATTATGCGGGCCCTGGGCGATGTAAAGCCCAATATTCAGCAGACCCATGTCAACGACAGCGTCATCATCTCCATGGTAGAGCACGGCCTGGGCGTCAGCATCCTGTCGGAACTGGTGCTTCGGGGCCGCCGGGATAATGTGGTGGCCGTGCCCTTGGACCCGCCGGCCGTGCGGGAGCTGGGCATCGCCGTGCGATCGAAAAAGGAGCTGCGCCCCATCGCCCGGCGCTTCATCACCGAGACAAAAGAGATTCTGGAGAATATACCGTTATGATTTTTGAACCTGTTACCCCGCAGAATGCGGAAAAATTAAGACCCTACTATATAAATTGTGACTACCGCCTGTGCGAGTATTCCGTGGGCGTGAAGCTCATGTGGGGCGGCGTGCTGCGCCCGGCCTATTGCCAGGCGGCGGGCTGCCTGATCGTTCGCAACGAAATAGATGGCCGCTACCAGTTTGATTTCCCTGTTCCCGGCCCGGAGGGAGATGTGGATGCGGCCCTGACCCTCATCGAAAAATACTGCACCCAGCAGGGAGTGCGCCCGGTGATCTCCGTGGTGCCGGAGGGGGAGGCCGGGCGGATGTTCCTCCGCTACCCGGTGGTGCGGCTCATCAGTGAGCGTCCCTGGAAGGACTATATCTATCGCCGGGAGGATCTGGCAAACTTCCCGGGCCGCCGTTACAGCGGCCAGCGCAACCATGTTAATAAATTCCGCAAGCTCTTCCCCGATGCGGAGTATGTGCCCCTGACCGGGGCGGACGAGCCGCTTCTGGAGCAATTCTGGCAGGATTACGGGGCGGAGTTCACCAAGCAGAATGCCATTGCGAAAAACGAGCTGCGCCTGGCTAAGGAGATGCTGCGCCACCTCTCCGGCGATTGGTTCGTGGCCGGCGGCCTGCTCCATCAGGGGCGCTTGATCGCCATCAGCATGGGCGAGCAGTGCGGCAGCACCATGCAGGTCCATATCGAAAAGGCCCTGTACTCCTGCCCCGGGGCCTACCCCGCTATGGTCCAGGCCTTCGCCCAGCACTGTGACGAGAGCGTGCAGTGGATGAATCGGGAGGATGACGCCCGGGACAAGGGCCTGCGCACCTCCAAAATGCAGTACCTCCCGACCTCCCTGGCCGGTAAGCTGTGCTTTGAGGTGGGCAGCGAGTTAGACCGTATTCGGCAGATCCCCACCCTGCACACGGACCGGCTGACCCTGGACGCCCTGGAGGAAAAGGATAAGCCGGCCTATAATGCCCTCTGCCTGGATGACGCGCGCAACCGTCTTTGGGGCTACGACTGGCATAAGGACTACGACGGCACCCCCCTGGAGGACTATTTTCTGAAAACGGCCCGGGAGGATTTCCGCCTGCGCCGCTGCGTGAATTTCGCCGTCCGTCTGGAGGGGAAATGCATCGGCGAGGCGGTGCTGTATAACCCCGACTGGCGGGGCGGCATGGAGCTGGGCTGCCGCATTGCCC from Vescimonas fastidiosa includes:
- a CDS encoding GNAT family N-acetyltransferase; this translates as MIFEPVTPQNAEKLRPYYINCDYRLCEYSVGVKLMWGGVLRPAYCQAAGCLIVRNEIDGRYQFDFPVPGPEGDVDAALTLIEKYCTQQGVRPVISVVPEGEAGRMFLRYPVVRLISERPWKDYIYRREDLANFPGRRYSGQRNHVNKFRKLFPDAEYVPLTGADEPLLEQFWQDYGAEFTKQNAIAKNELRLAKEMLRHLSGDWFVAGGLLHQGRLIAISMGEQCGSTMQVHIEKALYSCPGAYPAMVQAFAQHCDESVQWMNREDDARDKGLRTSKMQYLPTSLAGKLCFEVGSELDRIRQIPTLHTDRLTLDALEEKDKPAYNALCLDDARNRLWGYDWHKDYDGTPLEDYFLKTAREDFRLRRCVNFAVRLEGKCIGEAVLYNPDWRGGMELGCRIAPEYAGNGYGTEAFAAAAHWALYGLGLARVAAKCFKENEASYKMLSASMRPSTQDDTYFYFEKTI
- a CDS encoding LysR family transcriptional regulator, with product METKKLEALVMAVRTGSFTRAAEVLGYTQSGLTHMMNSLEKDIGFPLLVRSRNGIRLSAAGERVLPMIEDLLRAGDTLEREIRLINTRREETIRVGSYASIAVHWLPELIQRFRDRHPDVAVDIQMGSVQEVYRWVREDKVDMCFASHQEGGNFDWIHLRNDPLLAILPPGYDLRGCSSLPVSRLEGLDFLMPSLGFHLDIMRALGDVKPNIQQTHVNDSVIISMVEHGLGVSILSELVLRGRRDNVVAVPLDPPAVRELGIAVRSKKELRPIARRFITETKEILENIPL